From a region of the Qipengyuania spongiae genome:
- the secY gene encoding preprotein translocase subunit SecY: MASRADNLASQMSLANFSKATELRQRIWFTVGALIVFRFLSFVPLPGINPLVLSQLADQTRGGILDMFNMFTGGSLERMSLIALGVMPYITASIVVQLASALHPTLAAMKKEGSVGRQKLNQYTRYGTVFLCTIQGWFVAAGLESFGAASGLQAVVDPGYMFRIGAVISLVGGTMFLLWLGEQITSRGIGNGVSLIIMAGIVAQFPQFASNLFEGGRTGSISAAIIIGFIVMVVGLILLISFMERAQRRLLIQYPKRATQRGMMQADRSHLPLKLNTAGVIPPIFASSLLLLPLTITQFAGNSVSTDSTMGSIIVSLNQYLAHGQPLYMTLYAAGIIFFCFFYTAVVFNPEETAENLKRNGGFIPGIRPGKRTEEYLDYVLTRITVVGAIYLTLVCVIPEYMIAQTGIPLFLGGTSLLIVVNVTVDTISQIQSHLLAHQYGDLIKKAKLKGRLR, translated from the coding sequence ATGGCATCACGCGCCGACAATCTCGCAAGCCAGATGAGTCTGGCCAATTTCTCCAAAGCCACCGAATTGCGGCAACGGATCTGGTTCACCGTTGGTGCGCTGATCGTCTTCCGCTTTCTCAGCTTCGTGCCCCTCCCAGGGATCAACCCGCTGGTGCTGAGCCAGCTCGCCGACCAGACGCGCGGCGGCATCCTCGACATGTTCAACATGTTCACGGGCGGCAGTCTCGAGCGCATGAGCCTGATCGCGCTCGGCGTCATGCCCTACATCACCGCATCGATCGTCGTGCAGCTCGCCAGCGCGCTGCACCCGACTCTTGCGGCGATGAAGAAGGAAGGCTCGGTCGGGCGGCAGAAGCTCAACCAGTACACTCGGTACGGCACGGTATTCCTCTGCACTATCCAAGGCTGGTTCGTCGCGGCCGGCCTTGAAAGCTTCGGCGCGGCCAGCGGCCTTCAGGCCGTGGTCGATCCGGGCTACATGTTCCGCATCGGCGCCGTCATCAGTCTCGTGGGCGGAACGATGTTCCTTCTCTGGCTGGGTGAGCAGATCACCAGTCGCGGCATCGGCAACGGCGTGTCGCTGATCATCATGGCGGGCATCGTCGCCCAATTCCCTCAATTCGCTTCCAACCTCTTCGAAGGCGGGCGTACCGGCTCGATTTCAGCCGCGATCATCATCGGCTTCATCGTGATGGTGGTGGGCCTGATTCTCCTAATCAGCTTCATGGAACGCGCCCAGCGCCGACTGCTGATTCAGTATCCCAAGCGCGCGACGCAGCGCGGCATGATGCAGGCGGACCGCTCGCATCTTCCGCTCAAGCTCAACACGGCCGGCGTCATTCCGCCGATCTTCGCCAGCTCTCTGCTGCTCCTGCCGCTGACGATCACGCAGTTTGCGGGCAATTCCGTGAGCACCGACAGCACGATGGGCAGCATCATCGTGTCGCTGAACCAGTATCTCGCGCACGGTCAGCCGCTTTACATGACACTCTATGCGGCCGGGATCATCTTCTTCTGCTTCTTCTACACCGCGGTTGTCTTCAACCCTGAGGAGACGGCGGAGAACCTCAAGCGCAATGGCGGGTTCATTCCCGGCATCCGTCCGGGTAAGCGGACCGAGGAATATCTCGACTACGTTCTTACCCGGATCACCGTGGTCGGCGCGATCTACCTAACGCTGGTCTGCGTCATTCCCGAATACATGATCGCTCAGACGGGTATCCCGCTGTTCCTGGGAGGTACCAGCCTGCTGATTGTCGTGAACGTCACCGTGGACACGATCAGCCAGATCCAGTCGCACTTGCTGGCGCACCAGTATGGCGACCTCATCAAGAAGGCCAAACTGAAGGGACGGCTGCGCTAG
- the rpmD gene encoding 50S ribosomal protein L30 gives MANTNTIKIKQIGSPIRRPESQKKILIGLGLGKMHRVVELQDTPEVRGAIAKLPHMVQVID, from the coding sequence ATGGCAAACACCAACACCATCAAGATCAAGCAGATCGGCTCGCCCATTCGGCGTCCCGAAAGCCAGAAGAAGATCCTGATCGGCCTCGGCCTCGGCAAGATGCATCGTGTTGTCGAACTTCAGGATACTCCTGAAGTTCGCGGCGCCATTGCCAAACTGCCGCATATGGTCCAGGTGATCGACTGA
- the rplO gene encoding 50S ribosomal protein L15 translates to MKLTDIRDNDGARKSRMRVGRGIGSGKGKTAGRGQKGQKSRSGVAIKGFEGGQMPLHMRLPKRGFNNPFAKDYAEVNLGMVQKFIDAGKLDTSGTLDHQVLKAAGLARGGKDGVRLLGKGELTAKVSFKVAGASKGAIEAVEKAGGSVEVIEKAQPEHEKKAARTAANKAAKSN, encoded by the coding sequence ATGAAACTTACCGACATCCGCGACAATGATGGTGCCCGCAAGAGCCGCATGCGTGTGGGCCGGGGCATAGGCTCGGGCAAGGGCAAGACCGCAGGGCGCGGCCAGAAGGGCCAGAAGAGCCGTTCTGGCGTCGCCATCAAGGGCTTCGAGGGTGGCCAGATGCCGCTCCACATGCGCCTGCCGAAGCGCGGCTTCAACAACCCCTTCGCGAAGGATTATGCCGAAGTGAACCTGGGCATGGTCCAGAAGTTCATCGACGCCGGCAAGCTCGACACTAGCGGCACGCTCGACCACCAGGTGCTCAAGGCTGCCGGTCTTGCGCGCGGCGGCAAGGATGGCGTGCGTCTGCTCGGCAAGGGCGAGCTGACCGCGAAGGTCTCGTTCAAGGTCGCCGGTGCGTCCAAGGGTGCCATCGAAGCGGTCGAGAAGGCCGGCGGTTCGGTCGAGGTGATCGAGAAGGCGCAGCCCGAGCACGAGAAGAAGGCCGCGCGCACCGCCGCCAACAAGGCTGCCAAGTCGAACTGA
- the rplQ gene encoding 50S ribosomal protein L17, with amino-acid sequence MRHKISGRKLQRKTGHRKALFRNMSAALIKHEQILTTAAKAKELRPYVEKLITLAKRGGLSNRRLAMSRLGDETQLKKLFDILAERYSDREGGYTRVIKAGYRGSDAAQMAIIEFVDRDVDAKGQDSGPVVNDEEELEDA; translated from the coding sequence ATGCGTCACAAGATTTCCGGCCGCAAGCTGCAGCGCAAGACCGGCCACCGCAAGGCTCTGTTCCGCAACATGAGCGCCGCGCTCATCAAGCACGAACAGATCCTGACGACCGCCGCCAAGGCGAAGGAACTGCGCCCCTATGTCGAGAAGCTGATCACGCTGGCGAAGCGCGGCGGCCTTTCGAACCGTCGTCTGGCGATGAGCCGCCTCGGTGACGAGACGCAGCTGAAGAAACTCTTCGATATCCTGGCCGAGCGGTATTCGGACCGCGAAGGTGGCTACACCCGCGTAATCAAGGCCGGCTATCGCGGCAGCGACGCCGCGCAGATGGCCATCATCGAGTTCGTCGACCGCGACGTCGATGCCAAGGGTCAGGACAGCGGCCCCGTCGTGAACGACGAGGAAGAACTCGAAGACGCCTGA
- the rpsK gene encoding 30S ribosomal protein S11 gives MAREPSRIRRRDKKNITSGVAHINASFNNTMITITDAQGNAISWSSAGMMGFKGSRKSTPYAAQVAADDAGKKAAEHGVRTLEVEVKGPGSGRESALRGLAAVGFTITSIRDVTPIPHNGVRPSKRRRV, from the coding sequence ATGGCACGCGAACCGAGCCGGATCAGGCGGCGCGACAAGAAGAACATCACGAGCGGCGTCGCGCATATCAACGCCAGCTTCAACAACACGATGATCACCATCACCGACGCGCAGGGCAATGCGATCAGCTGGTCCAGCGCCGGCATGATGGGCTTCAAGGGCAGCCGCAAGTCGACGCCCTATGCCGCTCAGGTCGCTGCGGACGATGCCGGCAAGAAGGCCGCCGAACACGGTGTCCGCACGCTGGAAGTCGAAGTGAAGGGTCCGGGCTCGGGTCGCGAGAGCGCGCTGCGTGGTCTTGCCGCCGTGGGCTTTACCATCACCTCCATCCGCGACGTCACGCCGATCCCGCATAACGGGGTCCGTCCGTCCAAGCGGCGCCGGGTCTGA
- a CDS encoding DNA-directed RNA polymerase subunit alpha has translation MSVNTKNWQELKKPNTLEIKDGGDKKRKTTFVAEPLERGFGLTLGNALRRVLLSSLQGAAITSIKIENVLHEFSSLAGVREDVTDIVLNVKQIALKMEGTGLKRLQLSATGPGEVKAGDIATSGDIEVMNKDLVICHLDEGATLNMELTADVGKGYIPAVQNRPADAPIGLIPVDSLYSPVRQVSYKVENARVGQELDYDKLSLTVETDGTVTPEDAVAYAARILQDQLTLFVHFEDGIPQPSSAMIGQAAEPQESDTNQLNRYLLKKVDELELSVRSANCLKNDNIIYIGDLVQKTEAEMLRTPNFGRKSLNEIKEVLSSMGLRLGMDIPGWPPENIEEMAKKLEQELLG, from the coding sequence ATGTCCGTCAACACCAAGAACTGGCAGGAACTCAAGAAACCCAACACTCTCGAAATCAAGGATGGCGGCGACAAGAAGCGCAAGACCACCTTCGTCGCGGAACCCCTCGAGCGTGGTTTCGGCCTGACGCTCGGCAATGCGCTGCGTCGCGTGCTGCTCTCCAGTCTTCAGGGCGCCGCGATCACCTCGATCAAGATCGAGAACGTGCTGCACGAGTTCTCCAGTCTTGCCGGCGTGCGCGAAGATGTGACCGACATCGTCCTCAACGTGAAGCAGATCGCGTTGAAGATGGAAGGCACGGGCCTCAAGCGCCTGCAGCTTTCGGCCACCGGTCCGGGAGAGGTCAAGGCCGGCGACATCGCCACGTCGGGCGACATCGAGGTGATGAACAAGGATCTCGTGATCTGCCACCTCGACGAGGGCGCGACGCTCAACATGGAGCTGACCGCCGATGTGGGCAAGGGCTACATCCCCGCCGTCCAGAACCGTCCGGCCGATGCGCCGATCGGTCTGATCCCGGTGGACAGCCTCTATTCGCCGGTCCGCCAGGTAAGCTACAAGGTCGAGAACGCCCGCGTCGGGCAGGAGCTCGACTACGACAAGCTCAGCCTCACGGTCGAGACCGACGGCACAGTCACCCCGGAAGACGCCGTGGCCTATGCCGCGCGCATCCTGCAGGACCAGCTGACGCTGTTCGTCCACTTCGAGGACGGCATCCCGCAGCCTTCCAGCGCGATGATCGGCCAAGCCGCCGAACCGCAGGAAAGCGACACCAACCAGCTCAACCGCTACCTCCTCAAGAAGGTCGACGAGCTGGAGCTGTCGGTGCGGTCGGCCAACTGCCTCAAGAACGACAACATCATCTATATCGGCGATCTGGTCCAAAAGACCGAGGCCGAGATGCTCCGCACGCCGAATTTCGGCCGCAAGAGCCTCAACGAGATCAAGGAAGTTCTTTCCTCCATGGGTCTGCGCCTCGGCATGGACATCCCGGGCTGGCCGCCCGAGAACATCGAGGAAATGGCCAAGAAGCTCGAGCAGGAACTGCTCGGCTAA
- the rpsM gene encoding 30S ribosomal protein S13: MARIAGVNIPTNKRVIIALTYIHGIGRTTAVRIADKLGIDHARRVQDLTDEEVLRIRETIDEDHQVEGDLRRNTAMNIKRLMDLRSYRGLRHRAGLPVRGQRTHTNARTRKGKAKPIAGKKK, translated from the coding sequence GTGGCTCGTATTGCCGGGGTCAACATCCCCACCAACAAGCGCGTTATCATCGCGCTTACCTATATTCACGGAATCGGCCGCACGACTGCGGTCCGCATCGCCGACAAGCTCGGCATCGATCACGCTCGCCGCGTTCAGGACCTCACCGACGAGGAAGTGCTGCGCATCCGCGAGACGATCGATGAGGATCATCAGGTCGAGGGCGACCTGCGCCGCAACACCGCGATGAACATCAAGCGCCTGATGGACCTGCGGTCCTATCGCGGCCTGCGTCATCGCGCCGGACTGCCCGTTCGTGGACAGCGCACCCACACCAACGCCCGCACCCGCAAGGGCAAGGCCAAGCCGATCGCCGGCAAGAAGAAGTAA
- a CDS encoding adenylate kinase yields MDIILLGPPGAGKGTQSQRLVEHHGMRQLSTGDMLRAAVTAGTPVGIKAKEVMDRGELVSDEIVSELIDAELTAMGSETGAIFDGYPRTAAQATMLDEILSRHGRKLDHVIELGVDEDALVERITGRYTCANCGEGYHDEFKRPRKEGVCDKCGSTEFKRRPDDNEETVRHRMGVYRSETAPILPGYEARGIVSRVDGMASIEDVTHAIDAILT; encoded by the coding sequence ATGGATATCATCCTACTCGGACCGCCGGGAGCGGGTAAGGGAACGCAGTCGCAGCGCCTCGTTGAGCATCACGGCATGCGGCAGCTGTCCACCGGCGACATGCTGCGCGCGGCGGTCACGGCCGGCACCCCTGTGGGGATCAAGGCCAAGGAAGTCATGGACCGCGGCGAGCTCGTTTCCGACGAGATCGTGTCCGAGCTGATCGATGCCGAGCTCACCGCCATGGGCTCCGAGACCGGTGCAATCTTCGACGGATATCCCCGCACAGCCGCGCAGGCGACCATGCTCGACGAGATCCTCTCCAGGCATGGCCGCAAGCTCGACCATGTGATCGAGCTCGGCGTCGACGAGGACGCGCTGGTCGAGCGGATCACGGGCCGCTACACCTGCGCCAATTGCGGCGAGGGCTACCACGACGAGTTCAAGCGCCCCCGTAAAGAGGGCGTGTGTGACAAGTGCGGAAGCACCGAGTTCAAGCGTCGCCCCGACGACAACGAAGAGACCGTGCGCCATCGGATGGGCGTTTATCGGTCCGAAACCGCGCCGATCCTGCCGGGTTACGAGGCGCGCGGAATCGTCTCGCGGGTCGACGGCATGGCGAGCATCGAGGACGTGACCCATGCGATCGACGCTATTCTGACCTGA
- a CDS encoding serine hydrolase domain-containing protein, protein MIRHALLAAAALTLLPAATVATAQAVTQDDIEARYDRALAAGYKALFLCGAIANAERNGTTRSPESVERWELTGIQQPLDGLVGSLRAVPIRVSPVSAAGASNASPLVAYSVEWGEGAKPRLAVNSGETGCRLAPIGTDLQTALGKAGTPMRPVRSEAGAAPADPSGIARRGFDQELYGEGTRTTAVLVTQRARSVAEAYDDDFGPNIPQRTWSVAKSLAATLVGAAVERGDADVEASAGLGAEESDPRRAISIDDLLRMTSGRYSDTAGNRTDPLYFGGATVEERATDWPLLNAPGTVFRYANNDTLMAVRAIADGLETHSPAELFARLGMEHTVAETDWEGSYILSSQVWASARDLAKLGQLYLQDGRLSDGTRILPESWVDYVSSPRGPQPNGPFGYGAGFWLMNNSDGVPGDTFAAFGNRGQYVVIVPSREIVIVRRGEDPTGSRFDIAAFTRDVLTALD, encoded by the coding sequence ATGATCCGACATGCTCTCCTTGCCGCCGCCGCCCTGACCCTCCTTCCCGCCGCCACTGTCGCCACGGCGCAAGCGGTCACTCAGGACGATATCGAAGCGCGTTACGACCGAGCACTGGCTGCGGGTTACAAGGCGTTGTTCCTTTGCGGCGCGATCGCCAATGCCGAGCGCAACGGGACCACGCGCTCTCCGGAAAGCGTCGAACGTTGGGAGCTGACGGGAATCCAGCAGCCGCTCGACGGACTGGTCGGGTCGTTGCGGGCGGTCCCGATCCGGGTGTCGCCCGTTTCCGCTGCTGGAGCGTCCAATGCGTCGCCGCTCGTCGCATATTCCGTTGAGTGGGGCGAGGGGGCAAAACCGCGCCTCGCAGTGAATTCCGGCGAGACAGGGTGCCGGCTCGCGCCGATAGGCACCGATCTGCAAACCGCGCTCGGTAAGGCCGGGACGCCCATGAGGCCGGTCCGATCCGAAGCCGGAGCGGCGCCCGCCGACCCGTCCGGCATCGCCCGCCGCGGCTTCGACCAGGAGCTTTACGGAGAAGGGACAAGGACGACCGCCGTGCTGGTTACCCAAAGAGCTCGGTCCGTCGCGGAAGCCTATGACGACGATTTCGGACCTAACATTCCCCAGCGCACGTGGTCAGTCGCGAAGAGTCTCGCCGCGACGCTCGTTGGGGCGGCCGTTGAGCGCGGGGATGCCGACGTCGAAGCGAGTGCCGGTCTCGGTGCCGAAGAGAGTGACCCCCGCCGCGCGATCAGCATCGACGATCTGCTGCGGATGACGTCCGGCCGGTACTCCGACACGGCAGGCAACCGGACCGATCCACTCTATTTCGGTGGCGCCACGGTTGAGGAACGTGCGACCGACTGGCCGCTGCTCAATGCGCCCGGAACCGTGTTCCGCTACGCCAACAACGACACTTTGATGGCGGTTCGCGCCATCGCCGACGGGCTTGAGACCCACTCGCCGGCCGAACTTTTCGCTCGCCTCGGCATGGAGCACACCGTCGCCGAAACCGACTGGGAAGGATCCTACATCCTTTCCAGCCAAGTATGGGCATCCGCGCGAGACCTTGCGAAACTGGGTCAGCTTTATCTGCAAGATGGCCGACTTTCCGATGGAACGCGCATCTTGCCGGAAAGCTGGGTGGACTATGTCTCGTCCCCCCGCGGACCGCAGCCCAATGGCCCCTTCGGCTACGGGGCCGGGTTCTGGCTGATGAACAACTCCGACGGCGTCCCTGGCGATACCTTCGCGGCCTTCGGCAATCGCGGTCAATATGTCGTGATCGTCCCGAGCCGCGAAATCGTGATCGTGCGGCGAGGGGAGGATCCGACTGGCAGCCGCTTCGACATTGCCGCCTTCACCCGCGACGTGCTGACGGCGCTCGACTGA
- the gdhA gene encoding NADP-specific glutamate dehydrogenase, with amino-acid sequence MASVYDRHVDLDQFMEGVKKRNPGQDEFIQAVREVSQDVFEFIEDKEEYHEAQILRRIAEPDRVVSFRVCWEDDNHNIRVQRGWRVQNNNAIGPYKGGIRFHAGVNESVLKFLAFEQTFKNSLTGLPMGGGKGGANFNPKGKSDAEIMRFCQSFMTELYRHIGPEIDVPAGDIGVGAREIGFMFGQYKRITNRWEGVLTGKGLEYGGSKMRPEATGYGAVYFLQNMLDHARDGIEGKTAVISGAGNVALHAAEKLTELGGKVLTMSDSDGFLHDPDGIDQDKIDWIKRLKNERRGRISEYCDEFDGAEFHGDGARPWKIECDIALPCATQNELDEDDARALVDNGCMAVVEGANMPTTLDGVKVFHDAKIMYAPGKAANAGGVAMSGLEMAQNSERMSWDHDRLGDMLTEVMSGIHDKCVEYGGAGDGYLDYVKGANIAGFKKVADAMLAFGVV; translated from the coding sequence ATGGCTTCGGTGTACGATCGACATGTCGATCTCGATCAATTCATGGAGGGCGTGAAGAAGCGCAATCCCGGACAGGACGAATTCATTCAGGCGGTTCGCGAGGTTTCGCAGGACGTCTTCGAATTCATCGAGGACAAGGAAGAATATCACGAGGCGCAGATCCTGCGCCGCATCGCGGAACCCGACCGCGTGGTCAGCTTCCGCGTGTGCTGGGAAGACGACAACCACAACATCCGCGTCCAGCGTGGATGGCGCGTACAGAACAACAACGCCATCGGGCCTTACAAGGGCGGCATCCGCTTTCATGCCGGTGTCAACGAGAGCGTCCTGAAGTTCCTCGCCTTTGAACAAACCTTCAAGAACTCGCTGACCGGTCTGCCGATGGGCGGGGGCAAGGGTGGCGCGAACTTCAACCCCAAGGGCAAGAGCGATGCCGAGATCATGCGCTTCTGCCAGAGCTTCATGACCGAACTCTATCGCCATATCGGCCCGGAAATCGACGTTCCGGCGGGCGACATCGGTGTCGGCGCGCGCGAGATCGGGTTCATGTTCGGCCAGTACAAGCGTATCACCAATCGGTGGGAAGGCGTCCTCACGGGCAAGGGGCTCGAATATGGCGGCTCGAAGATGCGGCCAGAGGCGACCGGCTATGGCGCGGTCTATTTCCTCCAGAACATGCTGGACCACGCGAGGGACGGCATCGAGGGCAAGACCGCGGTCATTTCGGGCGCCGGCAATGTCGCGCTGCACGCGGCGGAAAAGCTGACGGAACTGGGCGGCAAGGTTCTTACCATGTCGGACAGCGACGGCTTCCTCCATGACCCGGACGGGATCGATCAGGACAAGATCGACTGGATCAAGCGGCTGAAGAACGAACGGCGCGGCCGGATCAGCGAGTATTGCGACGAGTTCGACGGAGCGGAATTTCACGGCGACGGCGCGCGCCCTTGGAAGATCGAGTGCGACATCGCGCTTCCCTGCGCCACCCAGAACGAGTTGGACGAGGACGATGCCCGTGCGCTGGTCGATAATGGCTGTATGGCCGTGGTCGAGGGCGCGAACATGCCCACCACGCTCGACGGCGTGAAAGTCTTCCACGACGCGAAGATCATGTATGCGCCGGGCAAGGCGGCAAATGCCGGCGGGGTGGCGATGTCCGGCCTCGAGATGGCGCAGAACTCGGAGCGAATGAGCTGGGATCATGACCGGCTCGGCGACATGCTGACGGAGGTGATGAGCGGCATTCACGACAAGTGCGTCGAATATGGCGGCGCCGGCGATGGTTATCTCGACTATGTGAAGGGCGCGAACATCGCGGGCTTCAAGAAGGTCGCCGATGCGATGCTGGCTTTCGGCGTCGTTTGA
- the rpsE gene encoding 30S ribosomal protein S5, which produces MMADENTTEENQANTAPAETPEVAKAKADSGVVEAQTENAVTNEKPAIADTPSEAEANQDPAQGAEGQPEQRGRGGRGGRDNRGGGDRDRGRGRGGRDNRRGNRREEEDDGIIEKLVHINRVSKTVKGGKRFGFAALVVVGDGSGRVGFGKGKAREVPEAISKATAAARKHMVRVPLKEGRTLHHDGNGRFGAGKVTVRTAPPGTGIIAGGPMRAVFESLGVSDVVTKSVGTSNPYNMIRATFDALTNQTSPKSVAQRRGKKVADLLGRGGASEAEAHADAAAVAE; this is translated from the coding sequence ATGATGGCTGACGAAAACACAACCGAAGAAAACCAGGCGAACACGGCTCCGGCCGAGACGCCCGAGGTCGCCAAGGCGAAGGCCGATTCCGGCGTGGTCGAAGCACAGACCGAAAACGCGGTGACGAACGAGAAGCCGGCAATCGCCGACACTCCGTCGGAAGCCGAAGCCAACCAAGATCCCGCGCAGGGTGCCGAAGGACAGCCCGAACAGCGTGGTCGTGGTGGCCGGGGTGGTCGTGACAATCGCGGCGGCGGCGATCGTGATCGTGGTCGTGGTCGTGGCGGTCGCGACAATCGTCGGGGCAACCGCCGCGAGGAAGAAGACGACGGCATCATCGAGAAGCTGGTCCACATCAACCGCGTCTCCAAGACGGTGAAGGGCGGTAAGCGCTTCGGCTTCGCGGCGCTGGTCGTGGTCGGTGACGGTTCGGGCCGCGTCGGCTTCGGCAAGGGCAAGGCCCGCGAAGTGCCGGAGGCGATCTCCAAGGCGACCGCCGCCGCGCGCAAGCACATGGTTCGCGTCCCGCTCAAGGAAGGTCGCACGCTTCATCATGACGGCAACGGCCGTTTTGGTGCCGGCAAGGTCACCGTCCGCACTGCGCCTCCGGGTACCGGTATCATTGCCGGCGGTCCGATGCGCGCCGTGTTCGAGAGCCTCGGCGTTTCCGACGTCGTGACCAAATCGGTCGGTACGTCCAACCCTTACAACATGATCCGCGCCACCTTCGACGCGCTGACCAACCAGACTTCGCCGAAGTCGGTCGCTCAGCGTCGTGGCAAGAAGGTTGCCGACCTGCTGGGTCGCGGCGGCGCGTCCGAGGCGGAGGCACACGCCGACGCCGCGGCTGTTGCGGAGTAA